In Amphiura filiformis chromosome 2, Afil_fr2py, whole genome shotgun sequence, one DNA window encodes the following:
- the LOC140146332 gene encoding carbohydrate sulfotransferase 1-like, translated as MSLLRVVHHNSRNLHIRLLFLAFFSDKIQITFYDYANVNKYPDFRKYAKNIGDKLGLDKTFNDEMGTDLNAVPSRLLMKDDKDTPKYLPSKNAASSDIGKVEKSPIPKLIVISGKRQNVSEAHPNVLRIHSNITEIHPNELGIHPNVFEMDPKNTQETSKETERFDALEELDKQALEELSGKIPNKTDVKPVHIVIVTNRRSGSSFLGQIFNQNPNVFFHFEPLKLTEWKKELYPNATKLITNIFKCRFDATPFLMEMYNHESLHRESSKVLITPPLCNLSSIVNRHNPVNFCPRLTNDVTMDVCRRYRHVVVKTIRMYSVSALEEIVHNPDLNVKVIHLMRDPRGIYISRTKAEKKTLSLGSDLDQDVSYICRRMRKNLEFVKSAPMWLDGRYLRVRYEEVAENPRIWTQKLYNFTGLGTVPDDVIKWIDKNTQATFNLNAYSTQRDSASTSQAWRKTPSIEVVQQMQSLCHSVLLDLGYLEVNNVDELRNTSLSLVV; from the coding sequence ATGTCGTTGTTGCGTGTCGTGCATCATAATTCTCGTAATTTGCATATCCGTCTTCTATTTCTCGCCTTTTTCAGCGATAAAATCCAAATCACGTTTTATGACTACGCCAACGTGAACAAATATCCAGATTTTcgtaaatatgccaaaaatatcGGTGATAAACTTGGATTGGATAAAACATTTAATGATGAAATGGGAACGGATTTAAACGCCGTTCCGTCGAGATTGCTGATGAAAGATGACAAAGATACGCCAAAATATCTACCAAGTAAAAACGCAGCGAGCAGTGACATTGGAAAAGTGGAGAAATCGCCTATACCAAAGCTGATTGTGATATCAGGGAAACGGCAAAATGTCTCAGAagcacacccaaatgtattaagaatacactcAAATATCAccgaaatacacccaaatgaattaggaatacacccaaacgtaTTTGAAATGGACCCAAAAAACACACAAGAAACATCCAAAGAAACGGAACGATTTGATGCGCTAGAAGAGCTGGATAAACAAGCGCTAGAAGAATTATCGGGGAAAATACCAAATAAAACAGATGTCAAACCAGTACATATCGTCATAGTAACCAACCGACGATCAGGATCTAGTTTTTTGGGGCAGATTTTTAATCAGAATCCTaacgttttctttcattttgagcCGTTAAAACTGACGGAATGGAAGAAGGAATTGTACCCGAATGCGACCAAATTAATTACGAATATATTTAAATGCAGATTTGATGCAACACCGTTCTTGATGGAAATGTATAATCACGAATCGCTTCATCGTGAATCAAGTAAAGTGCTAATTACGCCACCGTTGTGCAATTTAAGTAGTATCGTTAACCGTCATAACCCGGTTAATTTCTGTCCGCGACTTACTAACGATGTCACTATGGATGTTTGTAGGCGTTATAGACATGTTGTCGTAAAGACAATCCGTATGTATAGCGTGTCTGCCTTAGAAGAAATCGTACACAATCCGGATTTAAACGTAAAGGTCATTCACCTCATGCGTGATCCTCGTGGAATTTACATCTCGCGAACAAAAGCGGAGAAGAAAACATTATCTTTAGGCAGCGACTTGGACCAGGATGTCTCGTATATCTGCCGACGTATGAGAAAAAATTTGGAATTTGTGAAAAGCGCCCCCATGTGGCTTGACGGTCGATATCTTAGAGTACGATATGAAGAAGTTGCAGAAAATCCAAGAATTTGGACgcaaaaattgtacaattttacaggTTTAGGTACAGTACCAGATGATGTTATAAAATGGATCGATAAAAACACACAAGCTACATTTAATTTAAATGCATATTCGACCCAGAGGGATTCAGCGTCTACCTCGCAAGCGTGGCGAAAAACGCCCTCTATTGAAGTGGTACAACAAATGCAGAGTCTGTGTCATTCGGTGCTGTTGGATCTGGGTTATCTTGAAGTGAATAATGTTGATGAGCTGAGGAATACATCCTTAAGTCTGGTAGTTTAA